The Papaver somniferum cultivar HN1 unplaced genomic scaffold, ASM357369v1 unplaced-scaffold_107, whole genome shotgun sequence genome includes a region encoding these proteins:
- the LOC113327799 gene encoding uncharacterized protein LOC113327799, whose product MEIDQNFQAHTSNSMEPDQIEGVLAVVVEVVAEVAVSSATKQDKFPGAGQEYQEGKHRGKVLDDAFEDIGGFSVQKINGSLYKEIWLNYGHIASSQVLTDSYYYTQVAVVSELMNFIADMNHCPLEEVSSELIDCWEKKIKVAEKLEFSIGWLRERLEDIKKNFAEEKKIQDTLMEQVTKREIAIEAEQQLVLAKERLSALEAKISSLLKEKESFLSKCGGPLLLFNCSTNLSRLQLEF is encoded by the coding sequence ATGGAAATAGACCAGAACTTTCAGGCGCACACGAGTAACTCAATGGAACCAGACCAGATTGAAGGGGTGCTTGCTGTGGTAGTGGAGGTTGTAGCTGAAGTTGCAGTTTCTAGTGCCACAAAACAAGATAAGTTTCCAGGTGCTGGCCAAGAATACCAAGAAGGCAAGCACCGCGGGAAAGTTCTGGATGATGCATTTGAAGACATTGGAGGTTTCAGTGTACAGAAAATAAATGGGTCGTTGTATAAAGAGATCTGGTTGAATTATGGGCACATTGCTTCAAGCCAAGTTCTTACAGATTCTTATTATTATACCCAAGTAGCCGTGGTTTCTGAATTAATGAATTTTATTGCGGATATGAATCACTGCCCTCTCGAGGAGGTTTCTTCAGAATTGATTGACTGCtgggagaagaaaataaaagtagcAGAGAAACTTGAATTCAGCATCGGGTGGCTCCGTGAGCGCTTGGAAGATATTAAGAAAAATTTCGCCGAGGAGAAGAAGATTCAGGACACATTAATGGAACAGGTTACGAAGAGGGAAATAGCAATTGAGGCTGAGCAGCAGTTGGTCTTGGCGAAAGAGCGACTTTCCGCCTTGGAAGCTAAGATTTCTAGCCTACTCAAGGAGAAAGAAAGTTTTCTAAGCAAATGCGGTGGTCCTTTGCTGCTTTTTAATTGCAGCACCAACTTGTCACGGCTCCAGTTGGAATTCTGA